From a single Melospiza georgiana isolate bMelGeo1 chromosome 5, bMelGeo1.pri, whole genome shotgun sequence genomic region:
- the CLCN3 gene encoding H(+)/Cl(-) exchange transporter 3 isoform X1 — MESEQLFHRGYYRNSYNSITSASSDEELLDGAGVIMDFQTSEDDNLLDGDASIGTHYTMTNGGNINSSTHLLDLLDEPIPGVGTYDDFHTIDWVREKCKDRERHRRINSKKKESAWEMTKSLYDAWSGWLVVTLTGLASGALAGLIDIAADWMTDLKEGICLSALWFNHEQCCWGSNETTFEERDKCPQWKTWAELIIGQAEGPGSYIMNYIMYIFWALSFAFLAVSLVKVFAPYACGSGIPEIKTILSGFIIRGYLGKWTLMIKTITLVLAVASGLSLGKEGPLVHVACCCGNIFSYLFPKYSTNEAKKREVLSAASAAGVSVAFGAPIGGVLFSLEEVSYYFPLKTLWRSFFAALVAAFVLRSINPFGNSRLVLFYVEYHTPWYLFELLPFILLGVFGGLWGAFFIRANIAWCRRRKSTKFGKYPVLEVIIVAAITAVIAFPNPYTRLNTSELIKELFTDCGPLESSSLCDYRNDMNASKIVDDIPDRPAGTGVYSAIWQLCLALIFKIIMTVFTFGIKVPSGLFIPSMAIGAIAGRIVGIAVEQLAYYHHDWFIFKEWCEVGADCITPGLYAMVGAAACLGGVTRMTVSLVVIVFELTGGLEYIVPLMAAVMTSKWVGDAFGREGIYEAHIRLNGYPFLDAKEEFTHTTLAADVMRPRRSDPPLAVLTQDNMTVEDIETLINETSYNGFPVIMSKESQRLVGFALRRDLTIAIESARKKQEGIVGSSRVCFAQHTPSLPAESPRPLKLRSILDMSPFTVTDHTPMEIVVDIFRKLGLRQCLVTHNGIVLGIITKKNILEHLEQLKQHVEPLVIRYIRSHN, encoded by the exons gaacTCATTATACAATGACAAATGGAGGAAATATCAACAGTTCAACACATTTACTGGACCTTCTGGATGAGCCAATTCCTGGAGTAGGAACATACGATGACTTCCATACCATTGACTGGGTTCGAGAGAAGTGCAAAGACAGAGAAAGGCACAGACGG ATTAACAGCAAGAAGAAAGAATCAGCATGGGAGATGACAAAAAGTTTGTACGATGCATGGTCAGGATGGTTGGTAGTCACGTTAACTGGTTTGGCATCAG GGGCATTGGCAGGATTAATTGACATAGCTGCTGACTGGATGACTGACTTGAAGGAAGGCATTTGCCTTAGTGCTTTGTGGTTTAACCATGAGCAGTGTTGTTGGGGTTCAAATGAGACCACATTTGAAGAGAGAGATAAATGTCCACAGTGGAAAACATGGGCAGAGCTAATAATCGGGCAAGCAGAA gGTCCAGGTTCATACATAATGAACTACATCATGTACATTTTCTGGGCTTTGAGCTTTGCCTTCTTAGCAGTTTCTCTGGTGAAGGTATTTGCTCCCTACGCCTGTGGCTCAGGGATACCTGAG atAAAAACTATTTTGAGCGGCTTCATCATCAGAGGTTACTTGGGGAAGTGGACTTTGATGATAAAAACAATTACTTTAGTCTTGGCTGTTGCATCAGGTTTAAGTTTAGGAAAAGAGGGTCCTTTGGTACATGttgcctgctgctgtgggaatattttttcctaCCTCTTTCCAAAATACAGTACAAATGAAGCTAAAAAAAGAGAG GTGTTgtcagctgcctcagcagccGGAGTTTCTGTAGCCTTTGGTGCCCCAATTGGTGGAGTCCTTTTCAGTCTGGAGGAG GTCAGTTACTATTTCCCACTGAAAACTTTATGGAGATcattttttgctgctttagtAGCTGCATTTGTTCTAAGGTCCATCAATCCTTTTGGTAATAGCCGCCTAGTCCTTTTTTATGTGGAATATCACACTCCTTGGTACCTTTTTGAACTGCTTCCTTTTATTCTTCTGGGAGTATTTGGTGGGCTCTGGGGAGCATTTTTCATCCGAGCAAATATTGCATGGTGTCGTCGACGCAAATCTACAAAATTTGGGAAGTATCCTGTCCTGGAGGTTATTATTGTTGCAGCAATAACAGCTGTGATTGCATTTCCTAATCCATACACAAGGCTAAACACCAGTGAGCTTATTAAGGAGCTCTTCACAGACTGCGGGCCATTGGAATCCTCCTCGCTGTGTGACTACAGAAATGATATGAACGCAAGCAAAATTGTAGATGATATTCCTGACCGCCCAGCAGGCACTGGAGTCTATTCAGCTATTTGGCAGTTGTGTTTAGCACtcatatttaaaattatcatGACAGTCTTCACTTTTGGTATCAAG GTTCCATCTGGGTTGTTCATACCTAGTATGGCAATTGGAGCAATAGCAGGAAGGATTGTAGGAATTGCAGTGGAGCAGCTGGCTTACTACCATCATGACTGGTTCATTTTCAAGGAGTGGTGTGAAGTTGGAGCTGACTGTATTACACCTGGTCTTTATGCCATGGTTGGTGCTGCTGCATGCTTAg GTGGCGTGACAAGGATGACAGTGTCCCTGGTAGTTATTGTGTTTGAGCTAACAGGAGGGCTGGAATATATTGTGCCCCTAATGGCTGCGGTGATGACCAGTAAGTGGGTAGGAGATGCCTTTGGTAGGGAAGGCATCTATGAGGCACACATCCGACTGAATGGCTATCCTTTCTTGGATGCCAAGGAAGAGTTCACTCACACCACGCTGGCTGCTGACGTGATGAGGCCCAGGAGGAGTGACCCCCCTTTAGCAGTTCTCACCCAGGACAATATGACTGTCGAAGACATCGAAACCCTGATCAACGAAACCAGCTACAATGGTTTTCCTGTCATCATGTCAAAGGAGTCACAGAGACTTGTGGGCTTTGCTCTAAGAAGAGATTTAACTATTGCAATAG AAAGTGCTAGAAAGAAGCAGGAGGGGATTGTTGGCAGTTCCAGGGTATGTTTTGCCCAGCATACCCCATCGCTTCCAGCAGAAAGCCCTCGACCTTTGAAGCTCAGAAGCATCCTTGATATGAGCCCTTTCACCGTGACAGACCACACACCAATGGAAATAGTGGTGGATATTTTCCGCAAGCTGGGTCTGAGGCAGTGCCTTGTAACACACAATGG GATTGTCTTGGGGATCATCACAAAGAAGAACATATTAGAGCATCTCGAGCAACTAAAGCAGCACGTCGAACCCTTGGTGATTAGATATATCAGATCTCATAATTAG